TTGGTCAGGACACTTTATTTTATACAGTCTGCGATAATATTAGTGTTGTTAATTGTGTTAGTGATACCCTGATTATCACAGTAACCCCTGTTAATGACGAGCCGTCATTTACCAAAGGCGGAAATGAAACTGTGGACGAAGATGCCGGAACACAAACAGTTACAGGATGGGGAACATCTCTGGACAACGGGGCCTCTAATGAAAGTGACCAAACCTTATCATTTATAGTCACGAATGATAATAATGGCTTATTTAGCGTTCAACCCACAATAGATGCAAACGGCGTATTGACTTATACTCCTGCTGAAAATGCAAATGGTACCACAACAGTTACCGTAATTCTGAAAGATGATGGTGGCACTTCTAATGGTGGCGACGATACCTATGAGACGCAAACCTTCACCATTACCATTAGGCCGGTAAATGACGCACCACTAGCTGTTGATGATTCTAAAAATGTTGACGAGGACATTACCCTGACAGTGACAGCGGCCAATGGATTACTGACAAATGACACTGATATTGATGGGGATGCACTTACGATAACCCAGTTTAATGTTGAGGGCACAACGTATCCTGCCGGAACCACTGTTAATTTAAATGAAGGTGACCTGACTATTAATTTGGATGGCAGCTACTCATTTGTTCCTGCCTCAGGTTATAACGGAACGCTGCCGGAGGTAATTTATACCATGAGTGATGGTGTACTGACCGATGAAGGTTCTTTAGCTATCAGCATCAATCCTGTCAATGACGGACCTGTCGCTATTGATGATTCTAAAAGCACAGTAAAAAATACCACATTAACTGTTTCTGCCAGCAATGGTGTCCTATCTAATGACACTGATATTGATGGGGATGCACTTACAGTTACTGAGTTTGAGGTTGATGGTACAACATATCCGGCTGGTACTACTGCCAACCTAACCGAGGGTAGTTTAACCATCAATGCAGATGGCAGTTACACGTTTGTACCTGCGGCCGACTACACTGGTACAATACCTCAAATTACCTACACTGTAAGTGATAACGTGGCTACAGATGAAGGAACTTTAACTATCAATGTTACCGAGATCGCCAATAATACTCCTGTAGCAGTAGATGATACCAACAACGTTGATGAAGGTAATACCCTGAGTGTATCTGCAGCCAATGGAGTTTTAGCCAATGATACTGATGCTGATGGAGATGCCCTATCCGTTTCCCAGTTTGTAGTGAATGGACAAACTTTCCCGGCCGGCACTACTGCCAATCTTCCCCAGGGCGACCTTACCGTCAACGCTGATGGCAGTTATACTTTTGTTCCCGCTGAAGATTTCACCGGTTCAGTACCTCAGGTAACTTACACGGTAGGTGACGGTCTGGATTCAGATGAAGGCACACTTGACATCGTTGTAAATCCTGTAAACAAGGCTCCAATTGCCGAGGATGGCACGATTCAAGCTGAAAGCGGAGAAACTGTTACAGGCACCATAGCACCACTGGCCACCGATCCGGATGGAGATGCCCTGACTTTTGGCCTTGTAACATCACCAACCAATGGTACGCTCGTCCTTAATGGCGATGGTGGTTATACCTATACTGCTCCTGAAAATTTTAGTGGCACAATCACTTTTGTTTATGAAGTATGCGATGGTACTGTCTGTACACAGGCCACGGTTACAATCACAGTAACCAGTGATGATACTGATAATGACGGGATTCCGGACGACGTGGAAGGAACCGGAGATACTGATGGGGATAGTACACCTGACTTCCAGGATACTGATAGTGATAATGATGGAATACCTGACGATGTGGAAGCGGGCGATGACGGAAATAACCCTGTAGATACAGACAATGACGGTACACCTGATTATCTGGATGAAGACAGTGACAATGATGGGATACCTGATAGTGAAGAGGCCGGTAGTGACCCCGCAAACCCTGTAGACTCTGATAATGATGGCCTTCCTGACTACAGGGACCCTCTGGAGGATACGGATACTGAGGTCTTTATCAATCAACAAGTTTCTCCTGAAGGGGATGGTGTAAATGACTTTTGGGAAATAGAAAGTATTGAGAAATATCCTCTCAATAACGTGAAACTATACAACAGGTGGGGCAACCTGATCTTTGAGCAAGACGGATATAATAATGCTGATAAAGTCTGGACCGGCAACTCCAATTCCGGATTACTACTTCTTGGCGACAGGCTTCCTTCCGGGACGTATTTCTACGTCATAGATCTGGGAGATGGCAGTGCGCTGAAATCAGGTTATATCGTGTTAAAAAACAATTAAAATAGAGATTCAAAATGAGGTATTTTATAATAGCTTTTACCTTAATCACCTCGGTGATTGTGAACCACTCCTATGCCCAGCAGCAGGCTATGTTCACACAATATATGTTTAATCAACTGGTATTGAATCCTGCATACGCCGGTAGCCATGAGACGTTAAGTCTCACAGCTCTGGCCAGGTATCAATGGACGGGTATAGATGGAGCTCCTAATACACAAACTTTTTCAGCTCACTCTCCGGTATTTAATGATAAAGTTGGTGTAGGCCTGGTGGTATCTAACGATGAAATAGGACCAACTAATCAATTAAATGTTACGGGTATTTATTCTTATAAAATTAAATTTAACAATGGGAGCCTGAGGTTTGGTTTGCAGGGTAGCTTTGTTCAGTATAAAGAAAATTTTAATGACCTGGCCAATAACAATGGTACTGACAACGCTTTCAGCCAAAATATAACTGAGTCTGCCCCAAATTTCGGAGCAGGTTTATACTACGAAAACTCCAGATTTTACGCAGGGCTTTCATCTCCCTTTTTACTAAACAATTCGTTTGGCAATGAAGGGTCTTCCTCAAAGCTCAGGCAGCACTATTTTGCTACGGCAGGCTACCTGATCGACTTTTCTCCATCCCTAAAGCTAAAACCCAATGTTTTGTTAAAGGCAGTAGAGGGTGCTCCAATGGAGTTTGATGTGAATGCGAATCTTTTAATCAGGGAAGTATTGTGGTTAGGTGCCTCATACCGCTCTTTAGACTCTTTTGATTTTCTTATGGAATTAGTTTTATCTGAGCAGTTTAGAATAGGCTATGCTTATGACCAGACGGTAACTGACCTTAACAAGGTAAGCGGCGGAACTCATGAGTTTATGCTCAATTACAGGCTTAAATTGTCAAAAGACAAAATACTAACCCCTAGATATTTTTAACTGTACCAGTAAGAATCAATACAATTTCAGGCATCCTGCAACGCGGTTTTGCGGGATGCCTGAAACAGATACTGGTCTCTAAAAAAATAAACAGATGAAACATATTCAATTTATAATTTACTTAATGGTTATTACCCATTGTGCCTTTGGCCAAAGCTCGGTAACCTCTTTGTTTAGCAGCAACGAAAAGGTAGGGGATAAGCTTTTCGAGCGACTCGCTTTTGTCCCTGCATTGGACGCTTATCTGCTTGCCTTGAAAAACAACAAGGATAATGACACCTTAAAACTTAAAATTGCTGAAAGTTATCGACTGCTGAACGATCCTGAAAGTGCATCAAAATGGTATGGGGAAGTGCTGCCTCAAAACGCAGGTATGGATGCAGCGTATTATATCCACTATGCAGAGGTACTGACCAGTGCCGGCAAATATGATGAAGCGAAGGACTGGTACTTAAAATACGGTGCTCAGACTCCTGAGGATGGAAGGGTAAAAGAAAAGATCAGAGGCATTGAAGACATTGAGAAGCTTAACAAAAATGAGTTTGAAGTCAGTATTAGCAAGGTAGACTGGAACTCCGAATTCTCAGATTTTAGTCCGGCATATTATGGCGATGAGTTATTATTTGTATCTGCTCGCCCCGGCAAAATGAAAAATTTGCAAGACTTCAAATGGGATGGCTCTAATTTTCTGGATATATACCAGGTCCATGACAGCGGAAGCGTAGCGTCTTTCAACAGAAATGTTAATGGTAAATACCATGAGGGGCCTCTGGTAGTTTATGATGAGGGAAGAAAAATGATATTTACCCGCGATAACTACTACAAAGGGAAGCTCAAAGCAAGTAAAAACGGTACCACTAAGTTAAACCTCTACTATGCCGAAAGAGACAGTGTGTCTGACCAATGGGGAGACACACAGCCAATGCCTTTTAACAACGATGAGTATTCTGTTGGTCATCCTGCTATCAGTGAGGATGGACTCACACTTTATTTTGTATCAGACATGCCGGGAGGGAAAGGTGGAACTGATATTTACAAAAGTGAAATGAAAGACGGTAACTGGGGTAAGCCTGTAAACCTTGGAGAACCCGTAAATACTGAGGGTAACGAGATGTTCCCATTCTTAAATAATGATGAAGAGCTTTTCTTTGCCAGCAATGGCCACCCGGGTCTTGGAGGATTGGATATTTACGTCTTCGATGTCATTAAGAATAAAAACGTAGTCAACCTTGGCGCACCTATTAATTCAACACTGGATGACTTTGGGTTGATCATCGATAAGCAAGAGGGGTACTTTTCTTCAAATCGCGATGGTGGGAAAAATCATGATGACATATACTCATTCACAGCAGAGAGGCCTTTCCTTACCAGTTATATAGCCAGTGGCACGGTTTACGACAAGACTTCCAAAACAATACTCGATAATGTAATAGTAAAGCTTTACGATGAGGGCGGTAATCTTATAGATTCAATCTACTCAGATAAGAATGGTAAGTATGCATTCGCCGTTGATACCGGAAAGAAATATAATATCAAGGCTGATAAGGACAATTACTTCCCAACAGAATTATCATTTAAAACCCCAAACTCTGATGAAGGCTTATGGGAGAATGATCTTTATCTGAATAATGACTATGGTTTTCAGTTAGTAGGTGAAGTTGTTTTAAAAGGTACGGATGAAGCCCTGCCCGGGGTGCAGGTAAAGATTACAGACAACTTTACCGGTAAGAATATATTAACTGCTCAAACTGACAATGCCGGGGGTTTTGTAAATCCGCTAGAGGATAAGAAACCCGGTGACAGGGTGAGCTATCAGATTCAGTTGCAAAAGGATGGGTATCTGGGCAAAAATTTTGTATTCAATCATCTACTAAAGGAACCTGGCCCTATTTACTTAAAGGAGTTTCTAGACCTCTCGATGGATAAAATAGAAGTAGGTACGGATATAGGGAAGCTTGTTGACCTAAAGCCTATATATTTTGATCTGGGTAAGTCCAATATAAGAAAGGATGCTGCGCTGGAGCTGGATAAGGTGGTGAAGGTTATGAAAGAAAACCCATCCTTGCAAATTGAGCTAGGCGCTCATACAGATTCCAGAGGTAGTGCCGTATCCAACGAAAAGCTTTCTGATAAAAGAGCGAAGGCATCTGCTGCGTACATTATTTCGCAAGGCATAGATGCGAGTAGAATTACCGGAAAAGGTTACGGTGAAAGCCAATTGATCAACGAATGTGCTGATGGTGTTAAATGTTCCGAAGAGCAACATCAAAACAACAGAAGAACTGAATTTAAGGTAGTCAAAATGTAATACTAAGTTCTCACCAAATGTTCCATAAAAAAACCAGCCTGTGCTTAAAAGCAGGCTGGTTTTTAATTTATTGCTTCATTTCAATCAATTAGGCCGTGTCAGACCTAACTGATTGGCAATGTTGGGATAGTCTGTAATGATGCCATCTACACCCCATTCTATCAATTGCTTCATTTCTTTGGCTTCGTTTACTGTCCAGGGAATGACTTTGATACCCATATCATGAAGCTCTTTAACTTTATTTTTTGTGAGTAGTTTATAATAAGGGCTATAGATATGCGGTTTGAAACCAATATTGGCAACGTTGGTCTCTATTGACCGGGTGTTTTCCACCAATGCCGCAAGCCGAACCTGAGGGTATTTTTCATGCCAG
This region of Fulvivirga ulvae genomic DNA includes:
- a CDS encoding PorP/SprF family type IX secretion system membrane protein, which codes for MRYFIIAFTLITSVIVNHSYAQQQAMFTQYMFNQLVLNPAYAGSHETLSLTALARYQWTGIDGAPNTQTFSAHSPVFNDKVGVGLVVSNDEIGPTNQLNVTGIYSYKIKFNNGSLRFGLQGSFVQYKENFNDLANNNGTDNAFSQNITESAPNFGAGLYYENSRFYAGLSSPFLLNNSFGNEGSSSKLRQHYFATAGYLIDFSPSLKLKPNVLLKAVEGAPMEFDVNANLLIREVLWLGASYRSLDSFDFLMELVLSEQFRIGYAYDQTVTDLNKVSGGTHEFMLNYRLKLSKDKILTPRYF
- a CDS encoding tandem-95 repeat protein is translated as MRIFTHLALLVLGILSFGLGYAQTSVVVIDNINNPAGDYPVGSQVCISFDLHNIGPDATINDITVNYELPERLSFRTSGSSGIFSESAGLVSGIHSGSIAVGSSVTYTMCFEIEEGACPGSKIGGGETCSTPEGSLTISGGAELSPGFLRFKEWSHWGVGGSEDVEADKISNYFPLGQSNPTSTCSPNTGTATSADIEFFYDNDNTSFDSKISSYSGAGDRITWEWYGIIVPDETTNYTFCGTAIDDGWAAWITDNFDPESGDVLDPTNMNLVGEEFQWNGGGTVNTPDFSLVCGRPYFFRIVVSSRNKCTNGADFGYTSITLAKTSASCTQAWGSMISENIATPLTLNLNCAPAQGNEQVNINEDSGLSVFDLVSNNADPDGDPIAVSFPEGTTTTTGITITDNGNGTINYTPPANYFGQDTLFYTVCDNISVVNCVSDTLIITVTPVNDEPSFTKGGNETVDEDAGTQTVTGWGTSLDNGASNESDQTLSFIVTNDNNGLFSVQPTIDANGVLTYTPAENANGTTTVTVILKDDGGTSNGGDDTYETQTFTITIRPVNDAPLAVDDSKNVDEDITLTVTAANGLLTNDTDIDGDALTITQFNVEGTTYPAGTTVNLNEGDLTINLDGSYSFVPASGYNGTLPEVIYTMSDGVLTDEGSLAISINPVNDGPVAIDDSKSTVKNTTLTVSASNGVLSNDTDIDGDALTVTEFEVDGTTYPAGTTANLTEGSLTINADGSYTFVPAADYTGTIPQITYTVSDNVATDEGTLTINVTEIANNTPVAVDDTNNVDEGNTLSVSAANGVLANDTDADGDALSVSQFVVNGQTFPAGTTANLPQGDLTVNADGSYTFVPAEDFTGSVPQVTYTVGDGLDSDEGTLDIVVNPVNKAPIAEDGTIQAESGETVTGTIAPLATDPDGDALTFGLVTSPTNGTLVLNGDGGYTYTAPENFSGTITFVYEVCDGTVCTQATVTITVTSDDTDNDGIPDDVEGTGDTDGDSTPDFQDTDSDNDGIPDDVEAGDDGNNPVDTDNDGTPDYLDEDSDNDGIPDSEEAGSDPANPVDSDNDGLPDYRDPLEDTDTEVFINQQVSPEGDGVNDFWEIESIEKYPLNNVKLYNRWGNLIFEQDGYNNADKVWTGNSNSGLLLLGDRLPSGTYFYVIDLGDGSALKSGYIVLKNN
- a CDS encoding OmpA family protein, which translates into the protein MKHIQFIIYLMVITHCAFGQSSVTSLFSSNEKVGDKLFERLAFVPALDAYLLALKNNKDNDTLKLKIAESYRLLNDPESASKWYGEVLPQNAGMDAAYYIHYAEVLTSAGKYDEAKDWYLKYGAQTPEDGRVKEKIRGIEDIEKLNKNEFEVSISKVDWNSEFSDFSPAYYGDELLFVSARPGKMKNLQDFKWDGSNFLDIYQVHDSGSVASFNRNVNGKYHEGPLVVYDEGRKMIFTRDNYYKGKLKASKNGTTKLNLYYAERDSVSDQWGDTQPMPFNNDEYSVGHPAISEDGLTLYFVSDMPGGKGGTDIYKSEMKDGNWGKPVNLGEPVNTEGNEMFPFLNNDEELFFASNGHPGLGGLDIYVFDVIKNKNVVNLGAPINSTLDDFGLIIDKQEGYFSSNRDGGKNHDDIYSFTAERPFLTSYIASGTVYDKTSKTILDNVIVKLYDEGGNLIDSIYSDKNGKYAFAVDTGKKYNIKADKDNYFPTELSFKTPNSDEGLWENDLYLNNDYGFQLVGEVVLKGTDEALPGVQVKITDNFTGKNILTAQTDNAGGFVNPLEDKKPGDRVSYQIQLQKDGYLGKNFVFNHLLKEPGPIYLKEFLDLSMDKIEVGTDIGKLVDLKPIYFDLGKSNIRKDAALELDKVVKVMKENPSLQIELGAHTDSRGSAVSNEKLSDKRAKASAAYIISQGIDASRITGKGYGESQLINECADGVKCSEEQHQNNRRTEFKVVKM